Proteins encoded by one window of uncultured Sunxiuqinia sp.:
- a CDS encoding glycosyltransferase family 4 protein: MNKKILFFHIGLNTFVKRDIAILSEKYTVDVYEFKLSKKLLTFILEVIRQFFFLVFKGRKYDVLFIWFSDYHSFLPSLYAKLFYKKCYIVAGGFDATAIPELGYGLFCKKNLRSVLGRKSYEYCTKILPVDESLIINKNSYAFQYEFDAGIMHYCNVAEDKFLTIPTGYDVNFWKPVKGIDRQNSVVSVASVASYPRWKLKGGDLLMEVAKRLPQYEFYFYGISEKFQQELIERGVPENFHLKGFVQNESLPEIYSKHKVYAQLSLSEGLPNVLCEAMLCGCVPLGSNVNGIPKAIGSTGFILERKNVQEAVVLVAKAIEHKETTFSQERILNLFDINKRIQSLIGVI; this comes from the coding sequence ATGAATAAGAAGATACTTTTCTTTCATATCGGCTTGAATACTTTTGTTAAGCGTGATATTGCTATCTTATCAGAGAAATACACTGTTGATGTGTATGAATTTAAGTTGTCAAAAAAATTGTTGACATTTATTTTAGAAGTGATTCGACAATTCTTTTTTCTAGTATTCAAAGGGAGGAAATACGATGTACTCTTTATTTGGTTTTCAGACTATCATTCATTTCTTCCTTCGTTGTATGCAAAACTATTTTATAAGAAATGCTATATTGTTGCAGGAGGATTTGATGCTACTGCTATTCCCGAATTGGGATATGGGTTGTTTTGTAAAAAAAACTTGCGTTCAGTTTTAGGGCGAAAATCATATGAATATTGCACTAAAATATTGCCTGTAGATGAAAGCTTAATCATAAACAAAAATTCATATGCTTTCCAATATGAATTCGATGCTGGCATTATGCATTACTGTAATGTTGCGGAGGATAAATTCTTAACCATACCCACAGGATATGATGTGAATTTTTGGAAGCCAGTTAAAGGTATCGATAGGCAGAATAGTGTTGTTTCCGTAGCAAGTGTGGCTAGTTATCCAAGATGGAAACTTAAAGGAGGAGATTTATTGATGGAAGTGGCCAAAAGATTACCACAATATGAATTTTACTTTTACGGTATTTCTGAAAAGTTTCAGCAGGAACTAATCGAAAGAGGAGTTCCTGAGAATTTTCATTTAAAGGGGTTTGTTCAAAATGAATCGCTGCCTGAGATTTATTCAAAGCACAAGGTCTACGCACAATTGTCATTGAGTGAAGGGTTACCCAATGTTTTGTGTGAGGCGATGCTCTGTGGCTGTGTCCCGCTAGGAAGCAATGTGAATGGAATACCGAAAGCAATTGGAAGTACAGGATTTATTTTAGAAAGGAAAAATGTACAAGAAGCTGTAGTGTTGGTTGCTAAAGCGATTGAGCATAAAGAGACTACTTTTTCTCAAGAACGAATTCTGAATTTATTTGACATTAATAAACGAATTCAGAGCCTAATTGGGGTGATTTAA